In the Flagellimonas sp. MMG031 genome, one interval contains:
- a CDS encoding Crp/Fnr family transcriptional regulator, whose product MESRCENCIIRQFNSLRAMSKEELKQVSDSKTTKTIKKGQPIFEEGEKLNGVYCVRNGVSKLSKLSANGKDQIVKLASKGEVLGQRSVVSEESANLSAIAVEDMEVCFIPKESINNTLQKNPNFTLEVLRHMAHDLKEADDVIVNISQKTVKQRMAEAFLYLQNNFGEDADGFLALTLSREDISNVVGTATESAIRIISEFKKKGLIHTSGKKIGIKNQQKLLEMVEGF is encoded by the coding sequence ATGGAAAGCAGGTGTGAAAATTGTATCATCCGACAATTTAACTCCCTCAGGGCCATGAGCAAAGAGGAGTTGAAACAGGTCTCCGATTCCAAAACGACCAAGACCATTAAAAAAGGACAGCCCATTTTTGAAGAGGGCGAAAAACTCAATGGTGTCTATTGCGTTCGCAATGGGGTTTCCAAACTTTCCAAGCTCAGTGCCAACGGCAAGGACCAGATCGTAAAATTGGCCAGCAAGGGCGAAGTCTTGGGCCAACGGTCGGTAGTCTCCGAAGAGAGTGCCAACCTTTCCGCCATTGCAGTGGAAGACATGGAGGTTTGCTTTATCCCAAAGGAGAGCATTAACAATACCCTTCAAAAAAATCCAAACTTTACGCTAGAAGTGTTGCGACACATGGCCCACGATCTAAAGGAGGCCGACGATGTTATCGTCAATATCTCCCAAAAAACCGTAAAGCAACGTATGGCCGAAGCCTTTCTGTACCTTCAGAACAATTTTGGGGAAGATGCGGATGGATTTTTGGCACTTACCCTTTCCAGAGAGGATATTTCCAATGTGGTTGGAACCGCTACCGAATCGGCCATCCGAATCATTTCTGAGTTCAAAAAGAAAGGCCTCATACACACTTCGGGCAAAAAAATAGGTATCAAAAACCAGCAAAAACTTCTTGAAATGGTCGAAGGTTTTTAG
- a CDS encoding heavy metal translocating P-type ATPase metal-binding domain-containing protein — protein MADSTCYHCGDQCGSRSVQFDDKDFCCNGCKTVYEIFTSNGLSTFYEIESKAGTTPNEIRQKYDFLDNQEIVERLVEFNEEGVQVVSLSIPTIHCSSCIWVLENLNKLHPAISVSQVDFPKKTIRVTYKTADFSLKALALLLGSIGYEPYISLEEYNKKGKKVDRSLIYKLGVAGFAFGNVMLFSFPEYFEVEEFWLDQYKHVFRWLMFAFSLPVVFYASQDYFISAYKGIRSKLLNIDVPIALGILVLFLRSTADIMFDLGSGFFDSLTGLVFFLLLGKFFQQKTYAYLSFERDYKSYFPIAVTRLKKNGEEENIQIYNIEVGDRVLIRSHEIIPVDCILVKGTAEIDYSFVTGESEPVFKESGEKLFAGGKQLSGVLEVEVLKSVSQSYLTQLWGNSIFSKDKASHFQTLTDSIGKRFTIAVLSIATISTLFWLIFDPSLALNVFTSVLIIACPCAIALAAPFTLGNMLRIFGRYKFYLKNTNVIERLAKIDTAIFDKTGTLTTNQKDTIHYEGMELTEEETALLKTTLRASNHPLSRSLYNILKSNAIMTLEEFQEHTGKGIEGKYNQHSIKVGSASYVGEKTSNTIANTSVYISADEDVKGRFVFKNTYREGMSNIFEELSSDLELGILSGDNDGERGQLEKMLPTKTKMLFDQKPEDKLEYIKTLQEKHKVLMVGDGLNDAGALAQSDVGLAVSENINVFSPACDGILDASQLRLLPKFLQLSRKSIRVIKLSFLLSLCYNVVGLYFAVTGQLQPVIAAILMPLSSISIVVFTTLATNYLGKELKNQES, from the coding sequence ATGGCAGATTCGACCTGTTATCATTGTGGAGATCAATGCGGTAGCCGCAGCGTGCAGTTTGATGATAAGGATTTTTGTTGCAATGGTTGCAAAACCGTTTATGAAATCTTTACATCGAACGGCCTGTCCACCTTTTATGAAATCGAGAGCAAGGCGGGGACCACACCAAACGAGATCAGACAGAAATACGATTTTTTGGACAACCAAGAAATCGTAGAGCGATTGGTAGAGTTCAATGAAGAAGGGGTGCAGGTGGTAAGCCTTAGCATTCCCACCATTCATTGCAGTTCCTGTATTTGGGTCTTGGAGAACCTGAACAAACTGCATCCCGCTATATCCGTTTCACAAGTCGACTTTCCAAAAAAGACCATTCGGGTCACCTATAAAACAGCAGATTTTTCCTTGAAGGCGCTTGCGCTTTTATTGGGAAGCATCGGGTACGAGCCTTACATTTCTTTAGAGGAATACAATAAAAAAGGGAAAAAGGTCGATCGTTCCTTAATATATAAGTTGGGTGTGGCCGGATTTGCCTTTGGCAATGTGATGCTCTTTTCCTTTCCCGAATATTTTGAGGTGGAGGAGTTTTGGTTGGACCAATACAAGCATGTGTTCCGCTGGTTGATGTTCGCCTTTTCTCTCCCCGTCGTTTTTTATGCATCTCAGGATTATTTTATTTCCGCCTATAAGGGCATTCGTTCCAAATTGTTGAATATTGACGTGCCCATCGCTTTGGGGATACTGGTACTTTTTTTAAGGAGTACCGCCGATATCATGTTCGATTTGGGTTCCGGTTTTTTTGATAGCCTAACAGGACTGGTGTTCTTTTTGTTGTTGGGCAAATTTTTTCAGCAGAAGACTTACGCCTATCTGTCGTTTGAACGGGATTACAAATCCTATTTTCCCATTGCCGTAACCCGTTTGAAGAAGAATGGGGAAGAAGAAAATATTCAAATCTACAATATCGAGGTAGGTGACAGGGTGCTGATCCGTAGCCACGAGATCATTCCTGTGGATTGTATCCTGGTCAAAGGAACGGCCGAAATCGATTACAGCTTCGTAACCGGAGAATCTGAACCTGTGTTTAAGGAATCGGGAGAGAAACTGTTCGCCGGTGGCAAGCAGCTTTCCGGTGTCTTGGAAGTGGAAGTGCTCAAATCGGTCTCCCAAAGTTATTTGACACAACTCTGGGGCAACTCTATATTCTCCAAGGATAAGGCCAGTCATTTCCAGACCCTTACCGATAGTATTGGCAAACGCTTTACCATTGCGGTGCTGAGCATTGCCACCATATCCACGCTGTTCTGGTTGATTTTTGACCCAAGCCTGGCCTTAAACGTATTTACCTCGGTGTTGATCATTGCCTGTCCCTGTGCCATTGCTTTGGCAGCCCCATTTACCTTGGGCAATATGCTTCGCATTTTTGGCAGATACAAGTTTTACCTGAAGAATACCAATGTAATTGAACGCTTGGCCAAAATTGATACGGCAATCTTCGATAAAACGGGAACGCTCACCACCAACCAAAAGGACACCATACATTATGAAGGTATGGAACTCACAGAAGAGGAAACCGCACTTCTAAAAACGACCCTACGGGCGTCCAACCATCCCCTGAGCCGATCGCTTTATAATATTCTAAAGTCCAATGCCATCATGACTTTGGAAGAGTTCCAAGAACATACTGGAAAAGGGATTGAGGGTAAATACAACCAACACTCCATAAAGGTAGGGTCTGCATCTTATGTAGGAGAAAAAACATCAAACACCATTGCGAACACCTCAGTCTATATCAGTGCCGATGAAGATGTGAAGGGACGGTTTGTGTTCAAGAATACCTATCGAGAGGGGATGAGCAACATATTTGAAGAACTGTCCAGCGATTTGGAACTGGGCATTCTTTCGGGGGATAATGACGGTGAAAGAGGGCAATTGGAGAAAATGTTGCCGACAAAAACGAAGATGCTATTTGACCAAAAGCCCGAGGATAAGTTGGAATACATCAAAACGCTACAAGAAAAACACAAAGTGTTGATGGTAGGTGACGGGCTGAACGATGCCGGTGCCCTTGCACAAAGTGATGTAGGCTTGGCAGTTTCAGAAAACATCAACGTGTTTTCGCCCGCTTGCGATGGAATTTTGGATGCCAGCCAATTGAGGCTGCTTCCGAAGTTCTTGCAACTGTCCAGAAAGTCCATTCGGGTAATCAAATTGAGCTTTTTGCTCTCGCTCTGTTACAACGTGGTCGGCTTGTATTTTGCCGTAACCGGGCAGTTACAGCCAGTAATTGCGGCTATTTTAATGCCTTTGAGCTCCATTAGTATAGTGGTGTTCACCACATTGGCCACCAATTATCTCGGTAAAGAATTAAAAAATCAAGAAAGCTGA
- the ccoS gene encoding cbb3-type cytochrome oxidase assembly protein CcoS, translated as MSVIYVLLAISITVAVVFFIAFVFSVKSGQYDDTYTPSVRMLFEDEVIRNKDKSNSNKKEIKQTKSTNQ; from the coding sequence ATGAGTGTTATTTATGTGTTGTTGGCCATAAGCATTACGGTGGCCGTAGTCTTTTTTATAGCCTTTGTTTTTTCGGTAAAAAGCGGACAGTACGATGATACCTATACCCCATCGGTAAGAATGTTGTTTGAAGATGAGGTGATCAGGAACAAGGATAAATCAAACTCAAATAAAAAGGAAATCAAACAAACTAAAAGTACAAACCAATAA